In one Nitrososphaera sp. genomic region, the following are encoded:
- a CDS encoding alkaline phosphatase family protein: protein MHSNKYFIIASALAAVLLAAGSLPAIFTQASAADSSAKTATKIRHLVVIFQENVSYDHYFATYPKAANPTSEPAFHARPDTPSDNGLSSALLYSNPNLVNPFRLDRSQAVTCDMDHDYKPEQLAYHGGLLDRFVQETGTNGTGCNPDGSTVMGYYDGNTVTALWNYAQRFAMSDNSFETTFGPSTPGALNLISGQTHGATPTNITDTVVNGTVIGDPDGTYDDCSGTTKVAMNGTNVGDLLSAKGVTWGWFQGGFKPSSVVNGTAVCKSSHVNIANATVTDYSAHHEPFQYFKSTTNPHHLPPTSVGMIGKTDQANHQYDLSDFWSAVQNGTMPAVSFLKAAKYQDGHAGYSDPLDEQHFLVDTINKLQQSHYWESTAVIILYDDSDGWYDHVMPPIVNQSSDPANDALAGSDLCGHAQPGAYQDRCGYGPRQPFLVISPYAKENFIDHSITDQSSVLKFIEENWNLGTIGNQSFDVKAGSIANMFDFSDPDMHKLILDPASGNPSGKKI, encoded by the coding sequence ATGCATTCGAACAAATACTTCATCATAGCATCAGCGCTTGCAGCAGTGCTATTAGCGGCTGGCTCTCTGCCTGCTATATTCACTCAGGCGTCGGCTGCCGACAGCTCTGCCAAGACGGCGACAAAGATACGGCACCTCGTGGTCATTTTCCAGGAAAACGTATCCTATGACCATTATTTTGCAACATATCCCAAAGCTGCCAACCCGACTTCCGAGCCCGCATTTCATGCAAGACCCGATACTCCTTCCGATAACGGCCTTTCATCAGCCTTACTCTATTCGAATCCAAACCTGGTGAATCCATTCCGGCTTGACAGATCGCAAGCAGTCACCTGCGACATGGATCATGATTACAAACCCGAGCAACTGGCCTACCATGGCGGGCTCCTTGACAGGTTTGTGCAGGAAACCGGAACTAATGGAACTGGCTGCAATCCTGATGGGAGCACGGTAATGGGCTATTACGATGGCAACACCGTAACGGCACTCTGGAATTATGCGCAGCGGTTCGCGATGAGCGACAATTCTTTCGAGACGACATTTGGTCCCTCAACACCTGGTGCACTCAATCTTATCTCCGGTCAGACGCACGGCGCGACCCCGACAAACATCACGGATACAGTCGTCAATGGAACCGTGATAGGCGATCCGGACGGCACATACGATGACTGCTCCGGCACCACAAAAGTCGCCATGAACGGCACGAACGTCGGAGACCTGCTCAGCGCCAAAGGCGTGACATGGGGCTGGTTCCAGGGAGGCTTCAAGCCGTCCAGCGTCGTGAATGGCACAGCAGTCTGCAAGAGCTCGCACGTAAACATTGCAAACGCCACTGTAACAGATTACAGCGCGCACCACGAGCCCTTCCAGTACTTCAAGTCAACCACCAATCCTCATCACCTGCCACCAACTTCCGTCGGAATGATTGGAAAGACCGACCAGGCAAACCACCAGTATGACCTCAGCGACTTTTGGTCTGCAGTCCAGAACGGCACCATGCCAGCCGTAAGCTTCCTAAAAGCTGCAAAATACCAGGACGGCCATGCAGGCTATTCGGACCCGCTCGATGAGCAGCACTTTCTTGTCGACACTATTAACAAGCTTCAGCAATCTCATTATTGGGAAAGCACTGCAGTCATTATCCTATACGACGACTCTGACGGATGGTACGACCATGTCATGCCTCCAATAGTCAACCAGTCCAGCGACCCAGCTAATGATGCGCTAGCAGGCAGTGATCTGTGTGGACATGCGCAGCCCGGCGCCTATCAGGACCGCTGCGGCTACGGGCCTAGACAACCATTCCTTGTGATTTCACCATACGCCAAAGAGAACTTTATCGACCACAGCATTACCGACCAGAGTTCAGTCTTGAAGTTCATTGAGGAGAACTGGAACCTCGGGACCATTGGAAACCAGTCCTTTGACGTCAAGGCCGGTTCCATTGCAAACATGTTTGACTTTTCAGATCCAGACATGCACAAGTTGATCCTAGATCCTGCTTCTGGCAACCCGTCCGGCAAGAAAATCTAG
- a CDS encoding translation initiation factor IF-6 — protein sequence MAIYRFTVYKSPNLGIFVKANDSYVLVPHGFAETKTGKLSEYLQVQEITASVGGTRLLGPMTVINNNGILLPPIASDQELESLKKSSKLNVERLETKYTAIGNLIAANDNGALVSPLLKGEVDRQIRDVLGIAPTTMSVGGFVQTGSMVVATNGGAGVHPKATEDEVKAISEVLQVPAEPVTINDGVPFLSSGVVANTKAVVVGSLTTGPELIMLSRIFKA from the coding sequence TTGGCGATCTATCGCTTCACGGTCTACAAGAGTCCCAATCTGGGAATTTTCGTAAAGGCAAACGACAGCTACGTGCTCGTGCCGCATGGGTTTGCAGAAACAAAGACCGGCAAGCTATCCGAGTATTTGCAGGTTCAAGAGATTACCGCGTCAGTCGGCGGCACCCGGCTCCTGGGGCCCATGACCGTGATAAACAACAACGGCATTCTCCTTCCTCCCATTGCTTCCGACCAGGAGCTTGAATCTCTGAAAAAGTCAAGCAAGCTGAACGTCGAGAGGCTCGAAACAAAGTACACGGCAATAGGAAACCTTATAGCTGCTAACGACAACGGCGCTCTCGTATCTCCCCTGCTGAAAGGCGAGGTAGACAGGCAAATCCGCGACGTGCTTGGAATCGCGCCGACTACCATGTCCGTGGGAGGGTTTGTCCAGACCGGCTCGATGGTCGTGGCGACAAACGGCGGCGCCGGCGTCCATCCAAAGGCGACAGAGGATGAAGTAAAGGCGATTTCAGAAGTGCTCCAGGTTCCTGCCGAGCCTGTGACGATAAACGACGGCGTGCCGTTTCTTTCTTCCGGCGTGGTGGCAAACACCAAGGCGGTGGTCGTAGGCAGCCTAACAACAGGGCCGGAACTGATAATGCTGAGCAGGATATTCAAGGCCTGA
- a CDS encoding molybdopterin-binding protein, translating into MIIELVCVGDELLSGITLNTNAHWLSCEIASLGASVSRVTTIGDSIQLIGRVLSESLARKPDMIIVTGGLGATYDDLTLEGLAAALGVKTQLDRSAVKMLKRSYSRRGLHYTLDPVRLKMATIPAGSTPVQNPVGSAPAVSVKSGRTQIYCLQGVPGEMEAIFTKCISPVIKKHVGPFVVREENYEVEGVSEAMLSPALTRIVSSVPRRELYLKTHPHGYAGTTPRLRIQIVCRGTDARAIAKRLGDISSMLLAQVAELGGRVIVLNQ; encoded by the coding sequence ATGATAATAGAACTGGTGTGCGTTGGAGATGAACTTCTTTCAGGAATCACCCTCAACACCAATGCTCACTGGCTCTCGTGCGAAATAGCGAGTTTGGGAGCGTCAGTAAGCAGGGTAACTACCATAGGCGACAGCATACAGCTAATCGGTCGCGTGCTGTCAGAATCGCTTGCCAGAAAGCCAGACATGATAATAGTTACTGGAGGGCTCGGAGCCACCTATGACGACCTAACGCTTGAGGGGCTTGCAGCCGCTCTGGGAGTAAAGACGCAGCTTGACCGGAGCGCGGTCAAAATGTTAAAAAGGAGCTATTCAAGGCGGGGACTGCATTACACTCTGGACCCGGTGCGGCTCAAGATGGCAACAATTCCAGCAGGGTCTACGCCAGTTCAAAATCCGGTCGGAAGCGCCCCGGCAGTAAGCGTGAAGTCAGGCCGCACACAGATTTACTGCCTTCAGGGGGTCCCAGGCGAGATGGAGGCGATCTTTACAAAATGCATTTCGCCGGTTATCAAAAAGCACGTCGGGCCTTTTGTTGTGCGCGAGGAGAACTATGAAGTAGAGGGGGTAAGCGAGGCCATGCTTTCCCCGGCTCTGACGAGAATCGTGAGTTCTGTGCCCAGGAGGGAACTGTACCTGAAAACCCATCCCCACGGATACGCCGGGACCACTCCGAGGTTGCGCATCCAGATTGTCTGCCGCGGCACCGACGCGAGGGCAATAGCAAAACGGCTTGGAGATATCTCGTCCATGCTCCTTGCGCAGGTGGCTGAGCTTGGCGGGCGAGTAATTGTGCTAAACCAATAG
- a CDS encoding serine hydroxymethyltransferase: MQTQNSNMSARESYDDVLRLMREHHSWFDSSIPLIASENIPSPAVREALMCDFGNRYAEGWPGERVYAGCTYIDQVELVCNDLARRVFNSEFADCRATSGVVANLAIYAAFSNPGDYMMAASIPSGGHISHGKKEHSGTAGLVHGLNIEHYPFSREEMTIDVDATKKKITEMKSEGRAPRIGMFGGSLFLFPHPVSELAGFMHDHGMYVNYDGAHVAGLIAGGEFQDPLREGADSITMSSHKTLWGPQGGIIVSYEKHAEAIKKAIFPGNTSSHHLHHVAGKAIALAESLEFGKAYARQVISNAKALAEALASHGFEVLGEKRGYTQSHQIAVDVTKFGDGGTIEKELEAAGIILNRQLLPGDIKAGRHYMHPGGVRIGVPETTRLGMRESEMKEIAGFIKRVVVDKSDPRKVAADVAGFRKQFTKVQYAFDNAVGAYEYISLTGRSPAGAR, from the coding sequence ATGCAGACACAAAACAGCAACATGAGCGCAAGAGAGTCGTACGACGATGTGCTGAGGCTCATGAGAGAGCATCACTCCTGGTTTGATTCGTCCATCCCGCTTATTGCCAGTGAAAACATCCCGAGCCCCGCGGTCCGAGAGGCCCTGATGTGCGATTTTGGAAATCGATACGCAGAAGGCTGGCCCGGCGAGCGCGTCTATGCGGGCTGTACTTACATCGACCAGGTGGAACTTGTCTGCAATGACCTGGCAAGGAGGGTATTTAATTCGGAGTTTGCGGACTGCCGCGCGACTTCCGGAGTAGTTGCCAACCTTGCAATCTATGCCGCGTTTTCAAATCCTGGCGACTACATGATGGCCGCATCCATTCCGTCGGGCGGACACATTTCGCACGGCAAGAAGGAGCACTCGGGCACCGCAGGGCTTGTGCATGGGCTAAACATCGAGCACTACCCGTTCTCCCGCGAAGAGATGACGATCGATGTCGATGCGACAAAGAAAAAGATAACGGAAATGAAGAGCGAGGGCAGGGCGCCCAGAATCGGGATGTTTGGCGGCAGCCTGTTTCTTTTTCCCCATCCGGTTAGTGAGCTGGCTGGTTTTATGCACGACCACGGCATGTACGTAAATTATGACGGCGCGCACGTGGCCGGCCTTATCGCCGGAGGCGAGTTCCAGGACCCGCTACGCGAGGGAGCCGATTCAATAACTATGAGTTCCCACAAGACCTTGTGGGGTCCCCAGGGCGGCATCATAGTATCATATGAAAAGCATGCAGAAGCCATCAAGAAGGCAATTTTCCCCGGAAACACGAGCAGCCACCACCTGCACCATGTCGCAGGCAAGGCAATAGCATTGGCCGAATCCCTCGAGTTTGGCAAGGCGTACGCCAGGCAGGTAATTAGCAACGCAAAGGCCCTTGCCGAAGCCCTGGCATCTCATGGCTTTGAGGTGCTTGGCGAGAAGCGCGGTTACACCCAGTCGCACCAGATTGCAGTGGACGTGACAAAGTTCGGCGACGGTGGGACCATTGAAAAGGAGCTGGAGGCGGCAGGCATAATCCTAAACAGGCAACTGCTTCCCGGCGACATAAAGGCGGGCAGGCACTACATGCATCCAGGCGGCGTCCGCATAGGCGTGCCGGAGACAACCAGGCTTGGTATGAGGGAAAGCGAGATGAAAGAAATTGCCGGTTTTATCAAGCGGGTTGTCGTCGACAAGTCCGATCCGCGCAAGGTTGCTGCCGACGTTGCCGGCTTTAGAAAGCAGTTTACCAAAGTCCAGTATGCGTTTGATAACGCGGTTGGCGCGTACGAATACATCAGCCTCACCGGCAGGTCGCCGGCAGGCGCGCGCTAG
- the pyrB gene encoding aspartate carbamoyltransferase — MPNPFYERDIVSVKDFTKTDLEFIFSATESLSKLRPVEKSELGKGRTLGYIFYEPSTRTRMSFEAAMASLGGSSIGIADLKSSSVEKGESLADTIRVIDLYSDVIVLRHPLDGSSRFAAELSENPIINAGSGSEEHPTQALLDLYTIMKEKHTIDGLTIAVVGDLKYGRTVYSLLYALANYNVDVHLVSPPSLKIRKESIYDIQNRLKIKEHDELDGVLPDADVIYVTRIQRERFPDLQEYEKVRGTYTIDLGTLAKARPDVSIMHPLPRVDEISQSVDGTKNAVYFRQASYGKQVRATLLALMLNENLPAQVAGY; from the coding sequence ATGCCAAATCCCTTCTACGAGCGGGACATCGTCTCCGTAAAGGACTTTACAAAGACAGATCTTGAGTTTATCTTTTCGGCAACCGAGAGCCTCAGCAAGCTGCGGCCGGTCGAGAAAAGCGAGCTTGGCAAGGGCAGGACGCTTGGCTACATCTTTTACGAACCAAGCACGCGCACCAGGATGAGTTTTGAGGCGGCCATGGCGTCGCTTGGCGGAAGCTCCATCGGGATTGCGGACCTAAAGTCCTCATCGGTAGAAAAAGGGGAAAGTCTGGCTGACACGATTCGTGTCATTGACCTGTATTCCGACGTGATCGTCTTGAGGCATCCGCTGGATGGATCAAGCAGATTTGCCGCGGAGCTTTCAGAAAATCCGATTATCAACGCGGGCAGCGGGAGCGAGGAGCACCCGACCCAGGCGCTGCTGGATCTTTATACCATAATGAAGGAAAAACACACCATTGACGGGCTGACTATAGCCGTCGTGGGCGACCTAAAGTACGGCAGGACGGTCTACTCTTTGCTCTATGCTCTTGCAAACTATAATGTGGACGTGCACCTTGTGTCCCCGCCCTCGCTCAAGATAAGAAAGGAGTCAATCTATGACATCCAGAACCGGCTAAAGATCAAAGAGCACGACGAACTTGACGGCGTGCTGCCCGATGCTGATGTCATATACGTCACACGCATCCAGCGCGAGCGTTTTCCTGACCTTCAGGAATACGAGAAGGTGCGCGGCACCTACACGATAGACCTCGGCACGCTTGCAAAAGCCAGACCTGACGTGTCCATAATGCACCCGCTTCCACGCGTGGACGAGATTTCACAATCGGTCGACGGTACGAAAAATGCCGTGTACTTTAGGCAGGCTTCGTACGGCAAGCAGGTGAGAGCGACGCTCCTTGCTCTTATGCTAAACGAGAATCTCCCGGCACAGGTTGCCGGTTACTAG
- the hsp20 gene encoding archaeal heat shock protein Hsp20 — protein sequence MWRDRDVFEEMEKEFAEAEEMLGRMFRTAHGIRPEELAESIPYFYGYQLTVGADGKPHFREFGNVKPSAKGLVAPSRTREPLVDSSVNRDENLLTITAELPGVSKQDIKVSVSEGSVTIHAEKGEKKYHTEIPFELELDDKSAKATYTNGILELRIRLKAAPRPKTTEVKVE from the coding sequence ATGTGGAGAGATAGAGACGTGTTTGAAGAGATGGAAAAGGAATTCGCTGAAGCGGAAGAAATGCTTGGTCGAATGTTCAGGACGGCGCATGGAATTCGCCCCGAAGAACTCGCAGAGAGCATACCTTACTTTTACGGATACCAGCTCACTGTGGGCGCGGACGGCAAGCCCCACTTTCGAGAATTTGGAAACGTAAAGCCGAGTGCAAAAGGACTCGTAGCTCCAAGCCGGACAAGGGAACCGCTTGTCGACTCGTCGGTAAACCGTGACGAAAACCTGCTGACAATCACCGCAGAGCTTCCGGGGGTTTCAAAGCAGGACATCAAGGTGTCAGTATCAGAGGGCAGCGTAACAATCCATGCCGAGAAGGGCGAGAAAAAGTACCACACGGAAATCCCCTTCGAGCTCGAGCTTGACGACAAGTCTGCAAAAGCCACCTATACAAACGGGATACTGGAGCTGAGAATAAGGCTAAAGGCAGCGCCGCGGCCCAAGACGACCGAGGTAAAGGTGGAATAG
- a CDS encoding ATP-binding protein yields MKSTTERMDIYFDRRAPSIVTELADYRNGYIDIRRRGGQIRCITDITRENLQYAKKLEGLVTELRHFSGLMGGVAVNEKEYMATTVLQEAKPLTQVIYSNVVEMVEQGQFIFDTLWNSSMPAFQRIKELEDGVRPEVIETIRDQSKLLRLARELLKSARNEILIILSSTGAFQRQKESGLVGLIEDVAASESVAVRVLAPGGKDIEQAAEIWAQCKTTSGSRMRGRIELRNINTALQTRISLLVVDKAQSLTAEFNDASHHAASPIGMGTYSNSKATVSSYSTIFEALWNQAELYEKLQVHSRMQKEFVDIAAHELRTPIQPILGMAEVLRQRLENTPDGDPERKMIDIIIRNANRLQQLQEDILDVTKIESNTLVLDREEFALNEAVSQVVSDIKNCTPERVSLRYSPNASPRVLADKGRLMQVISNIVHNAVKFTRRGRVQVTVKLDSGRAVVRVRDNGPGISDEIMPRLFTKFATTSQHGGTGLGLYIAKRIVEAHDGKIWAENNSGSRGATFGFSIPALKAGKG; encoded by the coding sequence ATGAAATCCACTACGGAAAGGATGGACATTTACTTTGATCGGAGGGCCCCTTCCATAGTGACAGAACTTGCGGACTACAGGAACGGGTACATCGATATTCGAAGGAGGGGAGGCCAGATAAGATGCATCACCGACATCACCCGGGAGAACCTCCAGTACGCAAAAAAGCTCGAAGGCCTGGTCACGGAGCTGCGGCATTTTTCTGGACTGATGGGCGGCGTGGCGGTCAACGAAAAGGAGTACATGGCGACTACCGTCCTGCAGGAGGCCAAGCCGCTTACCCAGGTAATCTACAGCAACGTGGTTGAAATGGTAGAGCAGGGGCAGTTTATCTTTGACACCCTCTGGAACAGCTCGATGCCGGCATTCCAGAGGATCAAGGAACTTGAAGACGGCGTAAGGCCGGAGGTGATCGAGACTATCAGGGACCAATCAAAGCTGCTCAGGCTTGCCAGGGAGCTTCTCAAATCAGCCAGAAATGAGATTCTGATAATACTGTCAAGCACCGGGGCATTTCAACGCCAGAAAGAGTCAGGTTTGGTAGGACTTATCGAGGACGTTGCGGCATCAGAGAGCGTAGCGGTAAGAGTTCTCGCGCCCGGCGGCAAGGACATAGAGCAAGCCGCGGAAATCTGGGCTCAGTGCAAGACGACAAGCGGCAGCCGTATGCGCGGGCGGATAGAGTTGCGAAACATCAACACGGCGTTGCAAACCAGGATTTCACTGCTTGTTGTCGATAAAGCTCAGTCCCTCACCGCAGAGTTCAATGACGCAAGCCACCATGCCGCCTCGCCCATAGGGATGGGCACCTATTCAAACAGCAAGGCTACGGTCAGCTCTTATTCTACCATTTTTGAGGCACTGTGGAACCAGGCGGAGCTTTACGAGAAACTTCAGGTCCACAGCAGGATGCAAAAAGAGTTTGTCGACATTGCGGCGCATGAATTGAGGACTCCGATTCAGCCGATACTGGGCATGGCCGAGGTACTCAGGCAGAGGCTCGAAAACACCCCTGACGGCGATCCGGAGAGAAAGATGATCGACATCATTATCAGAAATGCCAACCGCCTCCAGCAGCTCCAGGAGGACATTCTCGACGTTACAAAAATCGAGAGCAATACGCTGGTCCTGGACAGGGAGGAGTTTGCGCTAAACGAGGCTGTATCGCAGGTCGTATCGGATATCAAGAACTGCACCCCCGAGAGGGTCTCATTGCGCTATTCACCGAACGCGAGCCCGCGCGTTCTGGCAGACAAAGGCAGGCTGATGCAGGTTATCTCCAACATCGTCCATAACGCGGTCAAGTTTACCCGGAGGGGCCGGGTCCAGGTGACTGTGAAGCTTGATTCCGGCCGCGCGGTTGTCAGGGTCAGGGACAACGGCCCGGGCATTTCCGACGAAATAATGCCGAGGCTCTTTACAAAGTTCGCGACCACGTCACAGCATGGTGGCACCGGGCTTGGGCTCTACATAGCAAAGAGGATCGTGGAGGCGCACGACGGCAAGATATGGGCAGAAAATAACTCTGGCTCACGCGGCGCAACGTTTGGTTTTAGCATTCCGGCGCTAAAGGCAGGCAAAGGTTAG
- a CDS encoding pyridoxamine 5'-phosphate oxidase family protein, with product MRVIQALPGMPAQVTSAEVEEFLKSKLNLQLGTIDDNGNPSIQPVWFYYDGSSGKMYSGTQKGTLKVRNIRNNPDKIYFSIDDEAFPPKGVKGLASARISEDIKSNVAMLEKLNLKYLGTLDHPLAKMLLENGRTGNEVIIELTPKYFSAWDFGKARM from the coding sequence ATGAGAGTAATCCAAGCACTACCCGGGATGCCTGCACAGGTCACCAGCGCCGAGGTTGAAGAGTTCCTCAAAAGCAAGCTGAATCTGCAGCTTGGCACGATAGACGACAATGGGAATCCTTCCATTCAGCCAGTCTGGTTCTATTATGATGGCTCTAGCGGCAAAATGTACTCTGGAACGCAAAAAGGCACGCTCAAGGTCAGGAACATAAGAAACAACCCCGACAAAATCTACTTTTCAATCGACGACGAGGCCTTCCCGCCAAAGGGAGTCAAGGGCCTGGCGTCTGCGCGGATTTCCGAGGACATAAAGAGCAACGTCGCAATGCTTGAAAAGCTTAACCTAAAGTATCTTGGAACCCTCGACCACCCGCTCGCAAAAATGCTGCTTGAAAACGGGAGAACAGGCAACGAGGTGATAATAGAGCTGACGCCCAAGTACTTTTCAGCCTGGGACTTTGGAAAAGCTCGAATGTAG
- a CDS encoding CDC48 family AAA ATPase: MKKNPNDGSKSLKVAETTSRLVGRGMALVDPKVMDELDLSTGDVVELSGKKKTFVLLWSGQPEDYGRNVIRIDGYTRNNIGVGIDDSVTIRKVTVSQAEQVIIAPAEELNIVGLEEHLPDLLEGRVLTKGDAFSLNIMGRRIGFVVTGTSPDTAALVGTGTEFIIGAVPKEKARGVPRISYEDIGGLRNEVQKVREMIELPLRHPEIFERIGIEAPKGVLLFGPPGTGKTLLAKAVASETQANFYSISGPEIMSKFYGESEEKLREVFKEAEENAPSIIFIDEIDSIAPKREEVSGDVEKRIVSQLLTLMDGIKARGKLVVIGATNRPNAIDPALRRPGRFDREIEIGIPDQQGRLEILQIHTRGMPLTENVDLSAIAQVTHGFVGADLEALSKEAAMRSLRRILPEINLDDPKIPAEILNKIKVTGEDFDGALRDVQPSAMREVLVQRPNVKWEDIGGLQQIKDELVEAIEWPLKHADLFAEADIKPPKGILLYGPPGTGKTMIAKAVATNSEANFISIKGPELLSKWVGESEKGVREIFRKARQAAPCVIFFDELDAIAPRRSGGDADSHVTERVVSQMLTEMDGLEDLKGVVVIGATNRPDIIDEALMRPGRFDRLLQVPVPDKEGRKQILKIHTKKKPLDQGVSIDVLADLTEGMTGADIGATVNAAAMNAIKDHVKNKGSKLKISLKDFESGLAKIKSKRFGSGWASAHDLQGNHRALA; the protein is encoded by the coding sequence TTGAAAAAGAATCCAAACGATGGAAGCAAGAGCCTCAAGGTTGCCGAGACAACCTCACGGCTTGTCGGAAGAGGCATGGCTCTGGTGGACCCAAAGGTAATGGACGAGCTTGACCTGTCTACGGGCGACGTAGTGGAACTTAGCGGAAAGAAAAAGACATTCGTGCTTTTGTGGTCAGGCCAGCCGGAAGATTACGGAAGGAACGTGATCAGGATAGATGGATACACGAGGAACAACATAGGGGTCGGAATTGACGACAGCGTAACGATCCGCAAGGTGACGGTCAGCCAAGCCGAGCAGGTAATCATTGCCCCTGCTGAAGAGCTCAACATAGTTGGACTTGAGGAGCACCTGCCGGACTTGCTTGAAGGCCGGGTACTTACCAAGGGTGATGCGTTTAGCCTAAACATTATGGGCAGGCGGATTGGATTTGTCGTGACCGGCACGTCGCCGGACACTGCCGCTCTTGTCGGCACAGGTACAGAGTTCATCATTGGCGCTGTGCCCAAGGAAAAGGCAAGGGGGGTGCCGCGCATATCGTACGAGGACATTGGCGGCCTCAGAAACGAGGTGCAGAAGGTCCGCGAGATGATCGAGCTCCCGCTCAGGCATCCTGAGATATTTGAGAGGATAGGGATAGAGGCGCCAAAGGGGGTCCTGCTGTTCGGGCCGCCTGGAACCGGCAAGACCTTGCTTGCCAAGGCCGTTGCCAGCGAGACGCAGGCAAACTTTTACTCGATAAGCGGGCCGGAAATCATGAGCAAGTTCTACGGCGAAAGCGAAGAAAAACTGAGAGAAGTTTTCAAGGAGGCAGAGGAAAACGCGCCCTCGATAATATTCATCGACGAAATCGACTCAATCGCCCCAAAAAGGGAGGAGGTGTCCGGCGACGTAGAAAAGAGAATAGTTTCGCAGCTTTTGACTTTGATGGACGGCATCAAGGCGCGTGGCAAGCTGGTAGTAATCGGCGCGACCAACAGGCCAAACGCAATAGACCCGGCGCTCAGAAGGCCCGGCAGGTTCGACAGGGAAATCGAAATTGGCATTCCCGATCAGCAGGGACGGCTGGAAATCCTGCAGATACACACAAGGGGCATGCCGCTTACTGAAAACGTCGACCTGAGCGCGATTGCCCAAGTTACGCACGGCTTTGTCGGGGCAGACCTTGAGGCACTGAGCAAAGAGGCGGCCATGCGGTCGCTTCGCAGGATCTTGCCTGAGATAAATCTCGATGACCCGAAAATCCCCGCCGAAATCCTGAACAAGATCAAGGTAACAGGGGAGGACTTTGACGGCGCACTTCGCGACGTCCAGCCATCTGCAATGCGCGAAGTTCTCGTGCAGAGGCCAAACGTCAAGTGGGAGGACATCGGTGGTCTGCAGCAGATCAAGGATGAGCTAGTGGAGGCTATCGAGTGGCCGCTAAAGCACGCCGACCTGTTCGCGGAGGCCGACATCAAGCCGCCAAAAGGCATCCTGCTCTACGGGCCGCCGGGCACGGGCAAGACTATGATCGCCAAGGCAGTCGCAACAAACTCAGAGGCCAACTTTATCTCGATCAAGGGGCCAGAACTCTTGAGCAAGTGGGTAGGCGAATCAGAAAAGGGCGTCAGGGAGATTTTCAGAAAGGCAAGGCAGGCCGCTCCGTGCGTGATATTCTTTGACGAGCTGGATGCCATTGCGCCAAGGAGGAGCGGAGGCGACGCCGACTCGCATGTCACTGAACGCGTGGTGAGCCAGATGCTGACAGAGATGGACGGCCTCGAGGATCTCAAAGGCGTAGTTGTCATTGGGGCTACAAACCGGCCGGACATTATCGACGAGGCACTGATGCGCCCGGGAAGGTTCGACAGGTTACTGCAGGTTCCGGTTCCAGACAAGGAGGGGCGCAAGCAGATACTGAAGATACACACGAAAAAGAAGCCACTTGATCAGGGCGTCAGCATTGACGTGCTGGCCGACCTAACAGAAGGCATGACGGGCGCTGACATTGGCGCAACCGTAAACGCGGCAGCCATGAACGCGATTAAAGATCACGTCAAGAACAAAGGATCAAAGCTGAAGATATCGCTGAAGGACTTTGAGTCAGGGCTCGCAAAGATAAAGTCAAAGCGCTTTGGCTCCGGCTGGGCAAGCGCGCACGACCTTCAGGGCAACCACCGAGCCTTGGCCTAA
- a CDS encoding carboxymuconolactone decarboxylase family protein, whose product MSQKTNSEIEEYFGFVPGFFKNLPADALDQMWPVFKKYQLGESVIPAKYREMMMLSAAAAMKCPYCELYHREAAKMYGASDEELAELSVLVASTGFWSNVLHSMNYDKQQFADELRRGAEHMINSKA is encoded by the coding sequence ATGAGTCAGAAAACCAACTCTGAGATCGAGGAGTACTTTGGCTTTGTTCCGGGTTTTTTCAAAAATCTTCCTGCCGACGCACTGGATCAGATGTGGCCCGTATTCAAAAAGTACCAGCTTGGCGAATCCGTGATTCCTGCAAAATACCGTGAAATGATGATGCTGTCAGCAGCAGCCGCAATGAAGTGCCCCTACTGCGAGCTGTACCACCGCGAGGCAGCCAAGATGTACGGCGCGTCGGATGAGGAGCTGGCAGAATTGTCAGTGCTGGTTGCCTCGACAGGTTTCTGGAGCAACGTCCTTCACTCAATGAACTATGACAAGCAGCAGTTTGCCGACGAGCTTCGGCGAGGTGCGGAGCATATGATAAACTCAAAAGCCTAG